A portion of the Krasilnikovia cinnamomea genome contains these proteins:
- a CDS encoding DUF6506 family protein gives MPLERFGFIVTGAGLDPDKHRASIRSDAFDGIMVGVSRPEQGVAVARALVADGIQLIELCGGFGPVWTAKVIEAIDGAVPVGSVGYGPESINGMHALFPD, from the coding sequence ATGCCACTGGAGCGTTTCGGGTTCATCGTCACCGGGGCCGGGCTCGATCCGGACAAGCACCGCGCCTCGATCCGCAGCGACGCGTTCGACGGGATCATGGTGGGGGTGAGCCGCCCGGAGCAGGGTGTGGCGGTCGCCCGGGCCCTGGTCGCCGACGGGATCCAGCTCATCGAGCTGTGCGGCGGATTCGGGCCGGTCTGGACGGCCAAGGTCATCGAGGCCATCGACGGCGCGGTGCCGGTCGGTTCCGTCGGCTACGGCCCCGAGTCGATCAACGGCATGCACGCCCTGTTCCCGGACTGA
- a CDS encoding acyl carrier protein, whose product MRPREVGAALPATTAGNPGVSTAAVVAWLRTHLGDTLGVAPDSLDGDAPLAVYGMTSLVSAMLLADLEDEFDIAVDPADVPPDVSLIQVAEIAVAAQA is encoded by the coding sequence GTGCGGCCGCGTGAGGTGGGCGCCGCGCTGCCGGCGACCACGGCGGGGAATCCCGGTGTTTCCACCGCGGCGGTCGTAGCGTGGCTGCGTACCCATCTCGGCGACACCCTGGGCGTCGCGCCCGACTCGCTGGACGGCGACGCGCCGCTGGCGGTGTACGGCATGACGTCGCTGGTCAGCGCGATGCTGCTGGCGGACCTGGAGGATGAGTTCGACATCGCGGTGGATCCGGCCGACGTCCCGCCCGACGTGTCCCTGATCCAGGTCGCCGAGATCGCCGTGGCCGCGCAGGCGTAG
- a CDS encoding fatty acyl-AMP ligase produces the protein MTSDTFTRPVVAADAARPSTLIRSLPATVHEEAVRNPERTVLTALDRDGQTAEVLTWGELDREARALAADLRAVAAPGDRVLVPAMPDLRFHVAFLACLYSDLVAVPVPPIRPAGLRSAANGKRANRLDRLLAICADAEPVAAVVPGAVVDALAQVAAGEPVLRRMHLIAAEPRDTDNLVDVPGWVDSNEVAFLQYTSGSTAAPRGVVITHGAMLANQRIIAGHLQVTSESTVVSWLPVYHDMGLCAGLLQPLYVRAQAIVMAPETFMVRPERWLRAISGRHDVISPAPDFAYALCAARIEPEVRRELDLSGWRVALSGAEPVRAETMRAFIKAFAVSGLPETAPTAGYGLAESTLFVSGGRADEPLKVGRFDREELAHALASAAGPDAPAAEVVGCGATAAEVEVAVVDPVTFRRCRPGQVGEIWVDSPSNGVGYWGQQESSREIFAAELADEPGRGWLRTGDLGFLEEGELYVTGRLKDVVIIRGANYYPHDFERLVQASDPLLAGGIAAAFGEAGADSVTVVAEVARDVTEAEAQALTVAAARAVAEHLPVATGIVLVPRGRVPRTTSGKVRRGECATHLAQGTLPVLARWPRAAA, from the coding sequence ATGACCAGTGACACGTTCACCCGACCCGTCGTGGCGGCGGATGCCGCCCGCCCGTCGACGCTGATCCGGTCGCTGCCGGCCACCGTGCACGAGGAGGCGGTGCGCAACCCGGAGCGCACCGTGCTGACCGCCCTGGACCGCGACGGGCAGACCGCCGAGGTGCTGACCTGGGGCGAGCTGGACCGCGAGGCCCGCGCCCTGGCGGCGGACCTGCGGGCCGTGGCGGCGCCCGGTGACCGGGTGCTGGTGCCCGCGATGCCGGACCTGCGGTTCCACGTCGCGTTCCTGGCCTGCCTGTACAGCGACCTGGTGGCGGTGCCGGTGCCGCCGATCCGGCCGGCCGGGCTGCGCTCGGCCGCCAACGGCAAGCGGGCGAACCGGCTGGACCGGCTGCTGGCGATCTGCGCCGACGCCGAACCGGTCGCGGCCGTGGTGCCCGGCGCGGTGGTGGACGCGCTGGCGCAGGTCGCCGCGGGCGAGCCGGTGCTGCGCCGGATGCACCTGATCGCCGCCGAGCCCCGGGACACGGACAACCTGGTCGACGTGCCGGGGTGGGTGGACTCGAACGAGGTCGCGTTCCTGCAGTACACCTCGGGTTCGACGGCCGCGCCGCGCGGCGTCGTGATCACGCACGGGGCGATGCTGGCCAACCAGCGGATCATCGCCGGGCACCTGCAGGTCACGTCGGAGTCCACGGTGGTCAGCTGGCTGCCGGTGTACCACGACATGGGGCTCTGCGCCGGGCTGCTGCAGCCGCTGTACGTCCGCGCCCAGGCGATCGTGATGGCGCCCGAGACCTTCATGGTGCGCCCGGAACGCTGGCTGCGGGCGATCTCCGGCCGCCACGACGTGATCTCCCCGGCGCCGGACTTCGCGTACGCGCTGTGCGCCGCCCGCATCGAGCCGGAGGTCCGCCGCGAGCTGGACCTCAGCGGCTGGCGGGTGGCCCTGAGCGGCGCCGAGCCGGTCCGCGCGGAGACGATGCGCGCGTTCATCAAGGCGTTCGCCGTCAGCGGCCTGCCCGAGACCGCACCGACCGCCGGGTACGGCCTGGCCGAGTCGACGCTGTTCGTCAGCGGCGGCCGCGCCGACGAGCCGCTGAAGGTGGGCCGCTTCGACCGCGAGGAACTGGCCCACGCCCTGGCCAGCGCCGCCGGACCCGACGCGCCCGCCGCCGAGGTGGTGGGCTGCGGCGCCACGGCCGCCGAGGTGGAGGTCGCCGTGGTCGATCCCGTCACGTTCCGGCGGTGCCGTCCCGGGCAGGTCGGGGAGATCTGGGTGGACTCGCCCAGCAACGGGGTCGGGTACTGGGGTCAGCAGGAGAGCAGCCGTGAGATCTTCGCGGCGGAGCTGGCCGACGAGCCCGGCCGGGGCTGGCTGCGCACCGGCGACCTGGGCTTCCTGGAGGAGGGCGAGCTGTACGTCACGGGCCGGCTCAAGGACGTGGTGATCATCCGGGGGGCGAACTACTACCCGCACGACTTCGAACGGCTGGTGCAGGCGTCCGATCCGCTGCTGGCGGGCGGGATCGCGGCGGCGTTCGGCGAGGCCGGTGCGGACTCGGTGACCGTGGTCGCCGAGGTGGCCCGCGACGTCACCGAAGCGGAGGCGCAGGCGCTGACCGTGGCGGCGGCGCGGGCGGTGGCCGAGCACCTGCCGGTGGCCACCGGCATCGTGCTGGTGCCGCGGGGCAGGGTGCCGCGTACGACCAGCGGGAAGGTGCGCCGCGGCGAGTGCGCGACGCACCTGGCCCAGGGCACGCTGCCGGTGCTGGCGAGGTGGCCGCGTGCGGCCGCGTGA
- the purF gene encoding amidophosphoribosyltransferase codes for MPSGQGLVPSDGHARPRDACGVVGVLATAPARAADTGVAARAYQGLAALQHRGDQSAGIAAGAAGRRTGRVAGPGPVREALARADVDALRGDVAVGHVRYATAGGLGTANIQPIERQVGGVWFALAHNGNLVAAPQPADGSDLEPGASDSLTVATLLAEALAGGASSFEQALCDLLPKLTGAYSFVLTDGRSLYGLRDPKGLRPLCLGRGGDAWVFASETPALMEMDADFVREVEPGELVVADASGIRSVRPFPPESVEHRLCLFEFVYFSRPDGDLYDRSVYLTRWRAGAALAVHAPLPLDETRPEREVLVLPLPDSAIPAAEGYAARSGLPYGEPLVRNREHGRSFLAAAQGERERRAASKFRLIPELVRGKRLVVVDDSLVRGTTTRAVTAQLRAAGAAEVHLRIASPPWRWPCPLGIDVGSHGELAAATSTLSAIRDELGVDSLNYLPLDQLLDAVGAPAGQFCTGCLTGDYPVRVPTVPGQRPDDVLVPAPAGCVSRTVAHRTANHRSIRKEPQR; via the coding sequence ATGCCTAGCGGACAGGGCCTGGTGCCCTCGGACGGCCACGCCCGTCCCCGCGACGCGTGCGGGGTGGTCGGCGTGCTCGCCACGGCCCCGGCAAGGGCCGCCGACACCGGGGTGGCGGCGCGGGCCTATCAGGGGCTGGCCGCCCTGCAGCACCGCGGCGACCAGAGCGCGGGCATCGCGGCCGGTGCGGCGGGCCGCCGTACCGGCCGGGTAGCCGGGCCCGGCCCGGTCCGCGAGGCCCTGGCCCGCGCCGACGTCGACGCCCTGCGCGGCGACGTCGCGGTGGGCCACGTCCGGTACGCCACCGCCGGCGGCCTGGGCACCGCCAACATCCAGCCGATCGAACGGCAGGTCGGCGGCGTCTGGTTCGCGCTGGCCCACAACGGCAACCTGGTCGCCGCGCCGCAGCCCGCGGACGGCAGCGACCTGGAGCCCGGGGCCAGCGACAGCCTGACGGTCGCGACCCTGCTGGCCGAGGCGCTCGCGGGGGGCGCCTCGTCGTTCGAGCAGGCGCTGTGCGATCTGCTGCCGAAGCTGACCGGGGCGTACTCGTTCGTGCTGACCGACGGACGGAGCCTGTACGGGCTGCGCGACCCGAAGGGCCTGCGGCCGCTGTGCCTGGGCCGGGGCGGCGACGCCTGGGTGTTCGCCTCGGAGACCCCGGCGCTGATGGAGATGGACGCCGACTTCGTCCGCGAGGTGGAGCCCGGTGAGCTGGTCGTGGCGGACGCGTCGGGGATCCGCTCGGTGCGCCCGTTCCCGCCCGAAAGCGTCGAGCACCGGCTGTGCCTCTTCGAATTCGTGTATTTCAGCCGCCCCGACGGGGATCTGTATGACCGGTCCGTGTACCTCACCCGGTGGCGGGCCGGTGCGGCACTCGCCGTACACGCTCCACTCCCGCTGGACGAGACCCGTCCGGAACGGGAGGTGCTCGTGCTACCCCTGCCGGACTCGGCGATCCCGGCCGCGGAGGGGTACGCGGCGCGCAGCGGGCTGCCGTACGGCGAACCGCTGGTGCGCAACCGCGAGCACGGCCGTTCGTTCCTGGCGGCCGCGCAGGGCGAACGGGAGCGGCGGGCCGCCTCGAAGTTCCGGCTGATCCCGGAGCTGGTCCGCGGCAAGCGGCTCGTCGTCGTCGACGATTCGCTGGTGCGGGGCACCACCACCCGCGCCGTCACCGCCCAGCTGCGGGCGGCCGGCGCCGCGGAGGTGCACCTGCGCATCGCCTCGCCGCCGTGGCGGTGGCCGTGCCCGCTCGGCATCGACGTCGGCAGCCACGGCGAGCTGGCGGCGGCCACCTCGACCCTGTCCGCGATCCGCGACGAACTGGGCGTGGACAGCCTCAACTATCTGCCCTTGGATCAGCTGCTCGACGCGGTCGGCGCGCCCGCCGGTCAGTTCTGCACCGGCTGCCTCACCGGGGACTACCCGGTGCGGGTGCCCACGGTGCCCGGCCAGCGTCCCGACGACGTTCTCGTTCCCGCGCCGGCCGGCTGCGTCAGCCGGACCGTCGCGCACCGCACCGCCAACCACCGAAGCATTCGGAAGGAACCTCAACGATGA
- a CDS encoding flavin-containing monooxygenase, with protein MSTSIDLRDRYAVIGAGPSGLAAARNLMAEGVACEVLEAHDGVGGIWDRANPRSSVYANTHTITSKKVTEYPDLPLDDDLPTYPRHDAILDYLRAYAAQFDLMPHIRFGQEVTEVTPDGEHWIVRTSDGTSRRYRGVVLANGHNWSPRFPRYEGGFDGETMHSRDYDTAADFTGKRVLVVGAGNSGCDIAVEAAQTAESVAISMRRGYYFVPKYILGKPADQVGDASQSLRLPIGLVRRVYKLVLRATVGRPQDYGLPVPDHKLLESPPIVNSLLPYYVGHGRVKVRPEIKELHGDKVEFTDGQVDAVDVIVYATGFQVELPGLDRAHLSWRDGRPDLYLNAFSRQHDNLFVAGLTDGTGGHFPTVDLQTKVIAKFIAGRDRGSAAAAELARRKADEHPDVSGGIKFIDSPRSLTQFELHTYLRQLRRHLDDLS; from the coding sequence ATGAGTACGAGCATTGACCTGCGGGACCGCTACGCCGTGATCGGTGCCGGCCCGTCCGGGCTGGCCGCCGCCAGGAACCTCATGGCCGAAGGGGTGGCCTGCGAGGTGCTCGAAGCGCATGACGGCGTGGGTGGCATCTGGGACCGCGCCAACCCGCGCAGCTCGGTGTACGCCAACACCCACACGATCACCTCGAAGAAGGTGACCGAGTACCCCGACCTGCCGCTCGACGACGATCTGCCGACCTACCCGCGACACGACGCGATTCTGGACTACCTGCGAGCGTACGCCGCGCAGTTCGACCTGATGCCGCACATCCGCTTCGGTCAGGAGGTCACCGAGGTGACCCCGGACGGCGAGCACTGGATCGTCCGGACCTCCGACGGCACCAGCCGCCGCTACCGCGGGGTGGTGCTCGCCAACGGGCACAACTGGTCACCCCGGTTCCCGCGGTACGAGGGCGGCTTCGACGGCGAGACGATGCACTCGCGTGACTACGACACCGCCGCGGACTTCACGGGCAAGCGGGTGCTGGTGGTGGGCGCGGGCAACTCCGGCTGCGACATCGCGGTGGAGGCCGCACAGACCGCCGAGTCCGTGGCGATCAGCATGCGGCGCGGCTACTACTTCGTCCCGAAGTACATCCTCGGCAAGCCCGCCGATCAGGTCGGCGACGCAAGCCAGTCGCTGCGCCTGCCGATCGGGCTGGTCCGGCGCGTGTACAAGCTGGTGCTGCGCGCCACGGTCGGCCGCCCGCAGGACTACGGCCTGCCCGTGCCGGACCACAAGCTGCTGGAATCCCCGCCGATCGTGAACTCGCTGCTGCCGTACTACGTGGGCCACGGCCGGGTGAAGGTCCGCCCGGAGATCAAGGAGCTGCACGGCGACAAGGTCGAGTTCACTGACGGCCAGGTCGACGCGGTCGACGTGATCGTCTACGCCACGGGCTTCCAGGTGGAGCTGCCGGGCCTCGACCGCGCGCATCTGAGCTGGCGCGACGGCCGTCCCGACCTGTACCTGAACGCCTTCTCCCGCCAGCACGACAACCTGTTCGTCGCGGGGCTGACCGACGGCACCGGCGGCCACTTCCCGACGGTGGATCTGCAGACCAAGGTGATCGCGAAGTTCATCGCCGGCCGCGATCGCGGCAGCGCGGCCGCCGCCGAGCTGGCCCGGCGCAAGGCCGACGAGCATCCCGACGTCAGCGGCGGGATCAAGTTCATCGACTCGCCGCGCAGCCTCACCCAATTCGAGCTGCACACCTACCTGCGCCAGCTGCGCCGCCACCTCGACGACCTGTCCTGA
- a CDS encoding MMPL family transporter codes for MTRTATNTAPRNLGRRVLPRPGFAAWGRMIGRHRRLVLGLWLVAVLAGVPALSQLSDNLTAGGFEVPGSGSARVAALEKQALPQRFDRTSVLVVHSDRTTIDDPGYAAALTRVRAALAASPGVAEVSDPLTTRQVSPDRRTAVVEVGINEPQDAAYAHAPELQEAVDRALQGTPADGAMTGDAPFYAAFQETGSEDLATAERIVLPLVLAILLLALGSAVAALLPLALAGIAASVGLALISVLAANTTVNIFTQNLATMIAVGVGVDYALFVLRPFRRALAQGLTPQEAVGEALGNSGHGVLVSALTVVVALAGTQLVDVPAYRSMGLGAMIAVAVAAAAALTLFPAMLAMLGTRVNALRLPGRLGRRTYDDEPRAGRLRAVVGLPVRRPWWVVGATVALLALLALPALHLRLGTSGPDILAADAAPRVAAQRLADGFGAGRAGPLRVLVAAPSATGGRDAAPIAPDTRAGVERVARALSARLHTDPEVVDVAPPQIGADGRVAALTVATKHGPQSAQVIDLVHRLRATLPEVAGAGTTVLVGGEPAQNVDLNAQVGGSVPKVIALVLVLSFVLLMVAFRSLPIALKAVVTNLASVLAVYGVLVWVFQDGHGASLLGVQAPGYVEVFLPLFLFCILFGLSMDYEVFLLTAVRRAHLDGYSTKDAVVRAVTGTAGVIGPAAAIMIVVFGGFAFTTLIPIQAIGFGLAVAVLLDVSVVRLLLVPATLVLLGERNWWLPKWLAALLPPTPVKATVPDQGVPGGPPTAAGPEGLRRVAAPTDHTRPAVTTGATSPEP; via the coding sequence GTGACGCGGACCGCGACGAACACCGCACCTCGCAACCTTGGGCGGCGGGTACTACCCCGCCCGGGCTTCGCCGCCTGGGGCCGGATGATCGGCCGGCACCGCCGGCTCGTGCTGGGCCTGTGGCTGGTGGCGGTGCTGGCCGGGGTGCCCGCGCTGAGTCAGTTGTCCGACAACCTGACCGCGGGTGGATTCGAGGTCCCCGGTTCCGGCTCGGCGCGGGTGGCGGCGCTGGAGAAGCAGGCGCTGCCCCAGCGCTTCGACCGCACCAGCGTGCTCGTGGTGCACTCCGACAGGACCACGATCGACGACCCCGGGTACGCCGCGGCGCTGACCCGGGTCCGCGCGGCGCTGGCCGCCAGCCCCGGCGTAGCGGAGGTCTCCGATCCCCTGACCACCCGCCAGGTCTCCCCCGACCGGCGCACCGCCGTCGTGGAGGTGGGCATCAACGAGCCGCAGGACGCGGCATACGCCCACGCCCCCGAGCTGCAGGAGGCGGTGGACCGGGCGCTGCAGGGCACCCCGGCCGACGGCGCGATGACCGGCGACGCCCCGTTCTACGCGGCGTTCCAGGAGACCGGCTCGGAGGACCTGGCCACCGCCGAACGCATCGTGCTGCCGCTGGTGCTGGCGATCCTGCTGCTGGCGCTGGGCAGCGCGGTGGCGGCCCTGCTGCCGCTGGCGCTGGCCGGGATCGCGGCCAGCGTGGGGCTGGCGCTCATCTCGGTGCTGGCCGCCAACACCACGGTGAACATCTTCACCCAGAACCTCGCCACGATGATCGCGGTCGGCGTCGGCGTCGACTACGCGCTGTTCGTGCTGCGGCCGTTCCGCCGGGCCCTGGCCCAGGGGCTGACGCCGCAGGAGGCGGTCGGGGAGGCGCTCGGGAACAGCGGGCACGGCGTGCTGGTGTCCGCGCTGACCGTCGTGGTGGCGCTGGCCGGTACGCAGCTGGTCGACGTGCCCGCGTACCGGTCGATGGGGCTCGGGGCCATGATCGCGGTGGCGGTGGCCGCGGCCGCCGCGCTGACCCTGTTCCCCGCCATGCTGGCGATGCTCGGCACCCGGGTCAACGCGCTGCGGCTGCCCGGACGGCTCGGCCGCCGCACGTACGACGACGAGCCCCGGGCCGGCCGCCTCCGGGCCGTGGTCGGCCTGCCGGTGCGCCGCCCGTGGTGGGTGGTCGGCGCGACGGTCGCCCTGCTGGCGCTGCTGGCGCTGCCCGCGCTGCACCTGCGCCTGGGCACCTCCGGCCCCGACATCCTCGCCGCCGACGCGGCCCCCCGGGTGGCCGCGCAGCGGCTGGCCGACGGCTTCGGCGCGGGCCGGGCCGGGCCGCTGCGGGTGCTGGTCGCCGCGCCGAGCGCCACCGGCGGCCGCGACGCCGCCCCCATCGCCCCCGACACCCGGGCCGGTGTGGAACGCGTCGCCCGGGCCCTGTCGGCCCGGCTGCACACCGACCCGGAGGTCGTGGACGTGGCGCCGCCGCAGATCGGCGCGGACGGCCGGGTCGCGGCGCTGACCGTGGCGACCAAACACGGACCCCAGTCGGCGCAGGTGATCGACCTGGTGCACCGGCTGCGGGCCACCTTGCCCGAGGTGGCGGGCGCCGGGACCACGGTGCTCGTGGGCGGCGAACCCGCCCAGAACGTCGACCTCAACGCGCAGGTCGGCGGCAGCGTGCCCAAGGTGATCGCGCTGGTGCTGGTGTTGTCGTTCGTGCTGCTGATGGTCGCGTTCCGCAGCCTGCCCATCGCCCTGAAGGCGGTGGTGACGAACCTGGCCTCGGTGCTGGCCGTGTACGGCGTCCTGGTGTGGGTCTTCCAGGACGGGCACGGCGCGTCCCTGCTGGGGGTGCAGGCTCCCGGCTACGTCGAGGTGTTCCTGCCGCTGTTCCTGTTCTGCATCCTGTTCGGCCTGTCCATGGACTACGAGGTCTTCCTGCTCACCGCGGTCCGGCGGGCACACCTGGACGGCTACTCGACCAAGGACGCCGTGGTGCGGGCCGTGACCGGGACGGCGGGAGTGATCGGGCCCGCCGCCGCGATCATGATCGTGGTGTTCGGCGGGTTCGCGTTCACCACGCTGATCCCGATCCAGGCCATCGGCTTCGGGCTGGCGGTCGCCGTGCTGCTCGACGTGAGCGTGGTACGGCTGCTACTCGTGCCAGCGACGCTGGTGCTGCTGGGCGAACGCAACTGGTGGCTGCCGAAGTGGCTGGCCGCGCTGCTGCCGCCGACCCCGGTCAAGGCCACCGTGCCGGACCAGGGCGTCCCCGGCGGCCCGCCAACGGCTGCCGGGCCGGAGGGACTCCGGCGGGTGGCCGCACCCACCGACCACACGAGGCCGGCGGTCACTACCGGAGCCACCTCGCCGGAGCCGTAG
- a CDS encoding N,N-dimethylformamidase beta subunit family domain-containing protein, with protein sequence MRVLARVAFAVAVSSLVAMSGFVATITASAAAAAPVPCKARPTATGYVKAENRRAGSTGWRYTARVKTRLQAFADVTSVRCGNSVHLMVSTRAPRATVTAWRMGYYGGAGGRAVYTSRAFRTKLQPAAVIDRATRTPRAPWRVTTSIHIDGRFTPGSYLLKITDSRGGQAFVPLTVHDPLSRSPLVLMSEPLTWAAYNDWGGASSYRGATGNASRSLVASLDRPYAGNHGMAGYLTDEYPLVRLAEQRGLDVAYVTDVDIDVRPELLRRHRGILLGAHAEYWTRRMRAGFDAARDAGVNLALFGANTAYWSIRMMRSSFGANRAFAIYREAGRDPKAATNPAAATIRFRHLPGMPPESTLFGQSYQGCPGHDGDLVVTAPDWPFPADTPPGTVLPKGVRREFDRVDPDALPPDASVQILAGAAIQGCHGNANSTYHAHVTYYTSGSGAGVFAAGSLGWVCHLYGTTCRYGGTTAARTRSVFTVTTINLISAMAQGPLGTTHPSRATDTSIPPEAFDAGNSTVSGDAEQDGGEGSQPVTRADGEGPGTPVSWLPAPVATDDLWPGPRDTREPTAG encoded by the coding sequence GTGCGTGTCCTTGCCCGGGTGGCCTTCGCGGTCGCCGTGTCGTCCCTGGTCGCCATGTCCGGTTTCGTCGCGACCATCACCGCGTCCGCCGCCGCGGCGGCACCGGTGCCGTGCAAGGCACGACCCACCGCAACCGGGTACGTCAAGGCCGAGAACCGCCGTGCCGGCTCCACCGGCTGGCGCTACACCGCGCGGGTGAAGACGAGGCTGCAGGCGTTCGCGGACGTGACTTCGGTGCGGTGCGGTAACAGCGTGCACCTGATGGTGTCCACCCGGGCGCCGAGGGCCACCGTGACCGCCTGGCGGATGGGCTACTACGGCGGCGCGGGCGGGCGGGCCGTCTACACGTCCCGGGCGTTCCGGACGAAGCTCCAGCCGGCCGCGGTGATCGACCGGGCGACCCGTACCCCGCGAGCGCCCTGGCGCGTGACCACCTCGATCCACATCGACGGCCGGTTCACTCCCGGCTCGTACCTGCTGAAGATCACCGACAGCCGGGGTGGGCAGGCGTTCGTTCCGCTGACCGTCCACGACCCGCTCTCGCGGAGCCCTCTGGTACTGATGTCCGAGCCGCTGACCTGGGCCGCCTACAACGACTGGGGCGGCGCCAGCTCCTACCGGGGTGCGACCGGGAACGCCAGCCGGTCCCTGGTCGCGTCGCTCGACCGGCCGTACGCCGGCAACCACGGCATGGCCGGCTACCTCACCGACGAGTACCCGCTGGTCCGGCTCGCCGAGCAGCGCGGGCTGGACGTCGCGTACGTGACCGACGTGGACATCGATGTCCGCCCGGAGCTGCTGCGGCGGCATCGCGGGATCCTGCTCGGCGCGCACGCGGAGTACTGGACCCGGCGGATGCGCGCCGGCTTCGACGCGGCCCGCGACGCCGGGGTGAACCTCGCTCTGTTCGGCGCCAACACCGCGTACTGGAGCATCCGGATGATGCGCTCCAGCTTCGGCGCGAACCGCGCCTTCGCGATCTACCGCGAGGCGGGCCGCGACCCGAAGGCCGCCACCAATCCGGCCGCCGCGACGATCCGGTTCCGTCACCTGCCGGGCATGCCGCCGGAGAGCACGCTGTTCGGCCAGTCCTACCAGGGCTGCCCCGGCCACGACGGCGACCTGGTGGTCACCGCCCCCGACTGGCCGTTCCCGGCGGACACGCCGCCGGGAACCGTCCTGCCGAAGGGCGTGCGGCGCGAGTTCGACCGGGTCGACCCGGACGCGCTGCCGCCGGACGCCTCGGTGCAGATCCTCGCCGGCGCGGCGATCCAGGGCTGCCACGGCAACGCCAACAGCACCTACCACGCTCACGTCACCTACTACACGTCCGGTTCCGGCGCCGGCGTCTTCGCGGCCGGAAGCCTCGGCTGGGTCTGCCACCTGTACGGCACGACCTGCAGGTACGGCGGCACCACGGCCGCACGGACCCGCTCGGTGTTCACCGTCACCACGATCAACCTGATCTCCGCGATGGCCCAGGGCCCGCTCGGAACTACCCACCCCAGCCGGGCAACCGACACGTCGATCCCGCCGGAGGCCTTCGACGCCGGCAACAGCACCGTCTCCGGCGACGCCGAGCAGGACGGCGGCGAGGGCTCCCAGCCCGTGACCCGGGCGGACGGCGAGGGTCCCGGTACGCCGGTCTCCTGGCTGCCCGCTCCGGTCGCCACCGACGACCTCTGGCCGGGGCCGCGGGACACGCGGGAGCCGACGGCCGGGTGA
- a CDS encoding DHA2 family efflux MFS transporter permease subunit, which produces MSGAAPHRRWWVLALVSLALFMVTLDNLVVTTALPSIRTGLSASLPQLEWVVNAYTVSFAVLLLLGAALGDRFGHRRMFVAGLAVFTAASAVAAAASSAEVLIAARAVQGAGGAVVLPISLTLLAGAFPGRQRGLAFGVFSGVSGLGVALGPVVGGAITQAASWPYIFAVNVPVGIVGCLAAPFVLARGAGPARRLDLPGAALVTGGLAGIMVALVAVPEHGWTSGRVTGPLAAGAVLLAGFVAWERRAPEPMLPLRFFANPVFTAVNLAGVAMYFGMFGAIFLLAPFLQTVQGHEPLAAGLRILPWTVMPLVVSPLAGMVSERWGARRLIGGGLVLQALALGWLAWVLTPQLSFAALLVPAVLGGAGMALVYPPAASAALGAVRPHEAGAASGAMNALREAGGAFGIAVLAWVFTANGGGTASGAYVSGLVPALAVGALVLAAGAVAAWWLPGPAAPAAAPPVPQAAAPRPVPVEVVGGAV; this is translated from the coding sequence GTGAGCGGCGCCGCCCCGCACCGCCGGTGGTGGGTTCTCGCGCTGGTCTCGCTCGCGCTGTTCATGGTCACCCTGGACAACCTCGTCGTGACCACCGCGCTGCCCAGCATCCGGACCGGCCTGTCCGCGTCCCTGCCGCAGTTGGAGTGGGTGGTCAACGCGTACACGGTGTCGTTCGCGGTCCTGCTGCTGCTCGGCGCGGCGCTCGGGGACCGGTTCGGGCACCGGCGGATGTTCGTCGCCGGGCTTGCCGTCTTCACCGCGGCGTCGGCGGTGGCCGCGGCCGCGTCCAGCGCCGAGGTGCTGATCGCGGCGCGCGCCGTGCAGGGCGCCGGCGGGGCCGTGGTGCTGCCGATCAGTCTGACGCTGCTGGCCGGGGCGTTCCCCGGGCGGCAGCGGGGCCTCGCGTTCGGGGTCTTCTCCGGCGTCAGCGGGCTGGGGGTGGCGTTGGGCCCGGTGGTCGGCGGGGCGATCACCCAGGCCGCCTCGTGGCCGTACATCTTCGCCGTGAACGTGCCGGTGGGCATCGTCGGATGCCTGGCGGCGCCGTTCGTGCTGGCCCGTGGCGCGGGACCGGCGCGGCGGCTCGACCTGCCGGGCGCCGCCCTGGTCACCGGCGGCCTGGCCGGGATCATGGTGGCGCTGGTCGCCGTACCGGAGCACGGCTGGACCTCCGGGCGGGTGACCGGCCCGCTGGCCGCCGGGGCGGTGCTGCTGGCCGGGTTCGTGGCGTGGGAGCGGCGGGCGCCCGAGCCGATGCTGCCGCTGCGGTTCTTCGCCAACCCGGTGTTCACCGCGGTGAACCTCGCGGGGGTGGCGATGTACTTCGGCATGTTCGGCGCCATCTTCCTGCTGGCCCCGTTCCTGCAGACCGTGCAGGGACACGAGCCGCTGGCGGCGGGCCTGCGGATCCTGCCGTGGACGGTGATGCCGCTGGTGGTGTCGCCGTTGGCCGGGATGGTCAGCGAGAGGTGGGGGGCGCGGCGGCTGATCGGCGGCGGGCTCGTCCTGCAGGCGCTCGCGCTGGGCTGGCTCGCGTGGGTGCTGACCCCGCAGTTGTCGTTCGCCGCCCTGCTCGTGCCGGCCGTACTGGGCGGCGCGGGGATGGCGCTGGTCTACCCGCCCGCGGCGAGCGCGGCACTGGGTGCGGTGCGGCCGCACGAGGCCGGTGCCGCTTCCGGCGCCATGAACGCGCTGCGGGAGGCGGGCGGGGCGTTCGGGATCGCCGTACTGGCCTGGGTGTTCACCGCCAACGGCGGTGGCACGGCGTCCGGCGCCTATGTCTCCGGCCTGGTGCCCGCGCTGGCGGTGGGGGCCCTGGTGCTGGCGGCGGGCGCGGTGGCCGCCTGGTGGCTGCCCGGCCCCGCCGCGCCTGCCGCCGCGCCGCCGGTGCCGCAGGCCGCGGCGCCCCGGCCGGTTCCCGTGGAGGTGGTCGGCGGGGCGGTCTGA